The genomic window GGACATGAAACCAGCCTACGCTTTGGTAGAAGGTTGCTTCACTCAGGAAGAACAGATATCATGGTTCATGCTTTTAGTGCTTCCCAAGCatgaacagatgcagaaaactgGGTTCATAGAAAAGTCTCCTGAAATATCCAAGTATGTGAGGGCAGGTTCTGCCAGTTTTCTCAGAGTACAAAGTACAATCCTGACCTTTTTCACGACTTCTTTCCAGAGTGGATTGCAGGTCAGTGAACTGCAGCAGCCAGTGACTTGATTTTGGAAGACCTCAGTGGTGGGCAACATTCTTTATCACACAATCTATTTGTTTCCATCTTAATTGCAATCAAGGTTTGGGAGGAATTTTCCCAGGTCAGGGGAGGATTCCATTGATGGGCCACTGGGTGTGCAATTCTTCTTCTAGTTCTGGTATCAGTAGCCAAAATCCTCCAGAACAATTGTCTCACTTGTCTGTCCGGCTCTCAGAAATGGTTCCCtcctgttgcttcttcccatatttCGAGTCATGGATCTTATAAAACTGTATGTAAGGTCACCTGGTCATCACCATGTTTATCAGAGGCTCAATGACACATTTGTTAATGCGAGAAACAACACTCTTATAAAGTGCTAGACAAGAGTAATATGGCTAGTGACATTAGTAAGGTCATAGGGAGGCAGTGTCATGTAAAGTCACAAGGCTGGGGTTAGAAGAACACAAATGGATCTTTATATTGGGTCAGGTATTTCTGCCCTTCGGAAGGTCTGGTTAACACATACTCCAGATGCACACTGCACACTTCAGGGCAGGGAGGAGGTCAAAACAGGCAGAGACgaattttgtttcaatttttcttgtcttgacttaaaatatgaattttatttgtttgcttcttAGGATTTGCCTGCCACGGGAACCACGTCCTGGAGCCCTCCCCATCCACCCCACCTGCCCCTGTGTGAAGAACTCATGCTTCATCCCAGTACAGGAGCGAGGGGCAGCAGGGGGGCCTTCCCctgtcccaccccctcccctgcccaccacAGCTCTGATGCCTGACTCCTCCAGTCCTGGTGACTCCAGGATGCTGGGCTCTGTGGTTTGTGGCTGAGAAACGAGACTGAACACAATAAGGGTGGCTTCCTGGCCACCAGTTATTATAAAGGCTGCTGGTCCAAATGCACCTGTGAGCACAGACATACAGGCACATACACAGGCAAACACGCGCTGGGCATGCACGCAGGGACACACCTTTAAATACAGTTCTCCAGGGTCTCGTCCTTTAAGAGCTAAGGGGACAGAAAGTCTAGTGTTGGGGACACAACTGCTAGTTGTCTTGGGCTGGGCCATGGCCCCAGGGCCCAGGGGAAGGTGCGAGTGGGGAGACATTGGGAAGGGCTCCCAGAGATGAGGGCTTTCATCAGAATAAAAATCTCCTGCATCCTTCCCAGCTCTGAGAAAATTTGGGCAATTAGATATGTCAAGTTTGTGgggtttttcttttatctttgtaCTGAGGTAAAAAAGAGCATTACAGTTGTAGGAGAAAGGGCAAGGCTGCATCTATGATTGATAGCAGGGGTGATGGTATCCAGAAATTCCAGACAATTAAGAAATCcatgtatatttacatttatttagattATATGTAGATCCTGGAGAAGCAGGAGGCAGCATGAGAAAACAGCTGACACATAGAAACACATGTCTGTGCAGCACAAACTCAAGCAATACAGTTTCCTCGACTGTGGCATCAGCATTACTCACCCATCCAACACCACCCATCAACAAAGTTTTGAATAGAAACTTTCCATGCAAAAATATAGTCAACCAGTAATTTTTGCCCTTGAgacaataaaaattaagaaaactataACACCCAGGCTAACATCACCTTTAATGCTGGCAATGGCGATGTCCTTCTCCCTTCAGAGGCAGAACCTGCTGTTTTGATCACTGAGGTAGGAGGGCCACATCGCTGCCCCTCACCAACTCTGCAGGCAGGTGTCTTCAAGACTCTGGGGTTCATTCACCAGGTCCTACTTTGATTCCCCAGAGAGTAGTTGGATGGGGAGGCATTCAGCCTTTGCTTCCTTTAAGATGGCCTCTGCTGGCAGTGGGTTTCAGTAAGCTTGGAAAAATTCTGGAGCCGATGTCAGATGGGGCCAACCACCAGTTGGGGCTTAGCGACCAGGGTCTCTGCTTCAAGACTCCTCCCACTGGAAATTACTGACCTGCACAGACTTTTGTTTAACTTAAAGGAGTGGTGGACTGTATACCCCATCCGCTGGGAAGAAGTGGGCCATATCCCTTGGTactcacccccaaccccagcctccttccaacacacacacacaccaactaaGGCACCCCCAGTGGGACAGACTTGCTTGGCAATGAGGCCCCTCCAGAGGCCCAGGGTGTGAACAGCTGCACAGAGGGCTGTGTGATGTGGAGTCAGCGCCTTAGGAGGCagtgggcagagaaggaaggggTCTCAGGTCCTGATGgatcagaagaaggaaaatggggaGAGGTGGTCAGGACACAGGAGATGGGAAAGCCAAGGATGaccagaaaaagggaaaaaagcagaaagtGTAGATTAGATGAGGGCagcaagagaaagagacaaaaccGAATGTGAGCAAACACACCAAACGGGGCAAAGACAGagcagaaggagagaaggaacacAAAAGAGAGTGAGATGCATGGAGAAGGTtgtgaggagggagagggaggccaggaagagggcatcagaggatgtcAGAGCTCTACAAAGAACACCTCTCATTTAGAAAGTGCATTCTTAGTCCCTACAATAGCCTCACAGGCCAGGCACTCAGTGTCAGCCACATCAAGCAGCAGCTGGATAGGACGGCTACAGCCAGCCGCTGGTCCCAGGTGCACACCGAGCAGGTGCGTCTGTTCCTGCAGCTCACATCACTGGATCACTGGGGTTGCCCATCAGGCTTCTTATTGAACTGGTGGAGCTGACAGAGGACCAGAGCACTAGGGCAGAGGAGCACAGAGAGCACCGTCTGCTCAGACAGGATACAGGTAGGGAACAGAGATTTTTGTCTTTGACTCGATCAAATCGCTTCACTATGAAGTTCACAGCTCCTTCCAGGAGGAAGCATATGAAGTACACAACCTCGAACGTAGGGCTGGCTGATGCTGATACTGGTGGGGGCTGCTGATGAACGTGATGATGAGCCAGTCAGCATAGTTCTCTGGCCTCCTGCGCAGGCCCGGGAAGGCTGGCTTGAACCAGACCATGCCTCCAGGCTGGATATGATGCAGAATGCTTCAATGGCATAGAGACAGCAGCCACGAAGGCGAATGCAGTGGCAGTGATGACCCTGTTCTGGGCGAAGCCTGGAGGCAAGAACTTGATGTAGGTGGCGCCGAAGATGATGGTCTTTGAGAGGCAGGTGATAGAGAAGTAAAAGGCGTGGGCACAGAAAAAGCCCTCCCAGGAGAAGGGGAGGTGGGACCGGAGCTCACAGAATTCCACTATGAAGATGGTGAGGGTCATGGTGAAGCAGACGCACCAGATGAACATGCACCAGTTAATTACGTCCCCCTTCAGAGTGTCCTCACTGGCCCCCAGCGAGAAGGGCACTCAGGTGGTGAGCAGATGCCCCAAGTGGAGGAAGAAGCCCACGATGGGCTTGGTGCCCAGGCCTGAGGACGGGCACATGGTGATCATGGTGGTCAGGTAGGTCACCAGCACCCGTTTGTAACCTTGCTTGTTTCTCAACCAAAGGCTTATGAATAGTTAAACAGAGTTTGATGTTTTCTGGTTTCAGTTTTGCTTGGCCAGTTAAGCTCTGTTTCTGCCtcaattcttttttctctagAAAATATACAACCACTGACACCTAGATCTGATGTGCTGATCTGAACAAAGTAAGGACCACACTCACCTTCTCAATCCAGCAAGGCGGCCCAGGGGTTAATGTAAAGTCCCCAAAATAGAAGCACAGCGCACCCCTGGCATGCAGCCTGCAGCCGTTTCCTGCTTCCCTCCTTGTATAAATCCCGGCTGAGCCTTGCCGTGCTGGGAGTTGATTCTTCTGGGCAGTAAAACACCTTCTTGCCAGCTTCCTTAAGATAAGCTACTTTTCTTAAACCCAAGACTTAGCTCTCTGTATTGGCTTCTTCAGCGACAAGCAGCTGGGCCTGACTTGGGGGACAATGTTGAGCGCCCAGGCAGGAGTCAGGTCCCCAAGTCTCCagcccctccctttcttcctagaGCAAGGAACAGAGTGCCACTGGGAAGATAAGGTGGAGTGCCAGCTATTCCCAGGAAGATATATAGGTCTCTTCCATCAGCTGCCGAACTTGCTAGATTCAGGAACTTGCCCTGTCCCTCCCCAGGCCTTGCTCACAgggttctttctctttctgttaagAGAAGGAAACTGGCCTCTGAAGGAGCACTGAGCTCTTGACTGAGTGAGTAGAGGGGTGTGGGTCCCAGGAGCCCCCTTTCCACCTGTTTGGGTGTATTCTGTGCTCTTTGAAACTCTGGGGCCAGTTGGAGACTGGAGAAGTGGGAAATGGCTTGTTTGTGACTCTGTACCACTCTCTTCAAgaattgcttgtttgttttaaatctgtTCTGGAAGAGCCAGTGAAGTGGGGGGAGGGGACCTACATCCATCCCTTCTACAAGTCCACTGGCACCCATCTTGGCAGATGGGCAAAACTGGAGGTATGACCctgtaatcaagaaaaaaatggtttTCTACTTTCAATACAACCTTGCCCATGTATGTTTTCTGTTGGGAATAGTGTTGGTTCCTGTATGGATCTCTAAATTATTCCAGTATTTTGCAGTTAGAGCTCTTTTTTTAAGATCCGGAAGTGGGAGGGAACTCCATGTGCAGGTCTTCCTGTTACTCCCTAATTAGGATTCTTCCAAGGGCACCAAATTAAAGGCCAAAAGGAAAGTAAACTGTGAAAAGCTTGCCGTGTTCACAGACGAGTCTGCAGGcaagggagggagaagaggcGTCACCTTCTTAGTGAACTGATCCAGCCCCAGCTTTGTGGTTCCTATGATGCCCCAGGCAGGGGCTGTCCTGGTCTGCgccatccccctccccctccccccaactccaGTCTCCGGAAGAGGAGGGGTTCTAGTGTGTTGGCGGGGCACAGCCTTAGCGTCACCACAGCTTGAAGAAGAAAGGGGTTCTGAAGTAGTCTCTCCCTTTAAGACCTGACAGGTCACTCAATTTGGCCAGAGTGCGTCCCTTATGGCACGGGGCGGGGAGGCGGAGGTGGGCAAGGGGGTGGATTTCCACTAAGACAATTCCCTGCAGGAGGTTTCAGTGCAGAAGAAAAGTCTGTAACTGCTACTGGACATACGATCTTCTTCTCAACATAGACCTGCTAAACTGGAAAAAACCATCCTCCAAGTTGATCCACAAAAAATGGTGGAAACCTTCATTCGTATTTTTTCTAACCTCCACCCAACATGGGCTGATGCACAGATGTGGGTGATGATTGTGTTCACAGCAGAGGAGCGGCACCTTGTCCCAGAAAAAGCCGGACACTGGTGTCTCAGTGTTTGGCTTCTTGAGGACTGAGTAGACAAGCCTGAGTTCAGGAACACAGCCACGGGCCAAGGCTCCTCCAGAAGCCAAAAGAGACAAGGAGGGACCCTCCCCTGGGGCATCAGAGACAgagcagccctgctgacaccttgtttCAAAAcgctgacctccagaactgtgagagaatccgtttctgttgttttaagccatcaggCTTGTGGTAATTGGCTGCAGTAGCCCTAGTAGAACAAAATGAAtttccagaaatgaaaaatatattatttgtcatatttttttaaagttccagaAAAGCTTGCCAACCTCCTGCTCTAGAGTATGGTGGTCACAGGGATCCCAGGACCCCTTGTCATATTCTGTGTCCCCCAGTGTCTGAGACTCACAGGGGAGGGTCCACTGATCTAGAGAAGGGGGGTCAGTCCAAACGCCCACAGgagccaggagggaaggaaaTAAGTAAAGGGGATGGAGAGGACTAGGGCCCCTGGAGAAGACCAGCTGCACCTGCCGGGGGTGGTGGAAAAGCAAGATGCCGTGTGCATGGCACGGTCTTATGTTTACAAATCAGAAAATAAGGAAGATACTCCCTACaggcatgtgtgcatgtatgcaaaCATGTGTCTAAATACAGTTTCAGAGCTTGTGACATGTGTTGAAGGCTGTACGAGATGTTGAGAACACGGATGCTCCCTGGATGAAGGGGTGGACGCTCGTGTGAGCAGGCAGGAAGCCTGGCCATCCCAAAGAGGGGGAAATAGGCACATGTGAGATGATCATAGCCCTGTTTATGTCGATTATACAGGAGAATAAGAGAAATATAGAAAACTACACAAAGGTATAAATGGAAAACAGTAAAGAGGCCATAGCTGATGCTCACCCCCAGCTACTCCCCCAACCACAAGGGAACACAGCCCAGTGACACCAGATCCCCTGAGGTTTCTAAAGGAGCAGGAAATCTGGATTTTCTTGTGAAATTAAAATACTGCAGCTTCCAAGCCCTTAGGGAAAAAACAACACTGATTCTACATCATGTCTTCCAGAAAATaccatgaagaaaaacaaaacaaatcctcGGGGCCACCTCCAGTACAAACTGGTTTGTGCCCCTAATCTGGAGCTAACCAAGCTTGCATGAGGGGACCAGGGCCTTCTGGGTCCTCTCTGAGGGGGAGGCGGAGAACCGTGAGACCATGAATTGTCTCATGTACATTCAGCTCAAATTCTGCtacaaaaatgaaatttctaaaaatcGTTTTCAATTTTGAGAGACTTGAAGATTTGAGATTGTACATAAGGATGATTCTACCTTACAACCCCAAAAGATAATGGTATGCAGCCCAAGAGGCCCCAAATATTCATGGTTTGGGGGCAGATCAAACATGGCTGTGAGATTTGGGGATGAGGCAGTCTCCTGACAAGGCCGAGGGTGATGGGTGGGGAGAACCATTCTGGAGCGGCTGTGTTGTTACCCAAGTGTCTGACCATTGGGTCCAACTCCACAGATCCTGAGCCTCAGCCATCACAGGGCCCTGAGCCTGTTCCAGGAGGCTGACTCGATCCACCACCAGCCAGACCAGCACAGCCCACGTGCACTGGGGTGACACTTGAGACAGGGGCTTCTTGGAGGTCACATGCTGCTGTCTCTGCCTCTGCCCGCCACAGCTCTTCTCCACCTGTGTGGCCTTCTCTCTGGTGGCCGACATGGGCATCTGGAGAGGGGCCACAGGTAACTGGTTCATGTCCTTCTGGTGCATCTGCTTCGCTGTGACCCTCATCATCTCCATAGTCGACTTACGTGAGCTCTCGTCctgctttcctttcttctggTGCAACACCACCCTCCTCTGTCTCTCGGCCTCCATCATCTACTCTGTCACCTTTGTCCAGTTCCTGCCTGATGGTCCTTACCGGGACCGGGCCATCACTGCCACTACGTTCCCCTGTGTCCCACCTCTGCTACATGCCATGTAAGTAGTCTGCATGCGGATCACCTATGGGTTCAAAGAGACCTCCTGCTGTGTGCTCACCATGCCAGGCCTGCTGAAGGTGCTGGAGACCTTTATGGCTGGTTTCATCTTCATCTGCATCATCAACACCTCCCTGTACCTGCACCAGCCGGCCCTGGAGTGGTGTGTGGCCGTGTACTCCATCTGCTTCATCCCAGCAGCCCTGGCCATCCTGCTGAACCTGGGCAAATGGCAATGCAGGCTGCCCAGCCTGTATCCCATTTTTCAACTTGTGCTCAGCCTGCTGTCTGTCCTCCTCTATGTCAGCGCTCTGGTCCTCTGGCCGCTCTACCAGTTCAATGAGCAGTTTGGCAGACAGCCCCACCGGTCCAGTGATATGGGCCGCATCAATGGGCTCAACTATGACATGTGCTTCTGGGACCAGCgactggctgtgaccctcctgacAGCCATCAACCTGCTGGTTTACGCGTCTGACCTGGTGTACTGGGCTCGCCAGGTTTCTGTAGGGACTGAGGACCAGCCCAGGGTTCCTGACCCCTCTGCTCACAGGAGGTATACTCACCGAGCTCTGTCAGCCCCTGATGTCCTCTTCCTGGCTCTCCTCTCTCCTTGCTCGCGTACTTATTCACTCATCTCActctcttttccatttccttcccttcTGCTCTGTCTCCTTTCTGTCTTGTGTGGTTGCCCACATTctgttttgcttctttctcttgcttctttcattttttctacatttttctacCTTTCGCCCCTTTCCTGGTCATCCTTGCTTTTCTCATTTCCTGTGTCCTGACCACCTCTCCCCATTTACCTTCTCCTGATCACAGCAGCCTGACATAAATCAAGCTCCCACTCAAGATCAAATTCACAAGTAAGATAGAAAAGATTGAAAATAACCCAGGTGTTCATCTTTAGGATGCGGATTAATAAACAGTGATGTAGTGCAAGAAGGAATACTCTGCAACAGTGATAAGTAAATATCTCCAggatacatgaaataaaaatagttaagataTAAATCAACATGGAgtatactatattttatataataaaaatgaagggaaataatattaaatacaCCTGTATGTACTTGACTTGCATCAAGGAGCACAGGAAGGACTCCCCTGAGTTCATTGGAATAGCGACGTGGGCCGGGTCGGGGAGGGGAACTGAGGAGAGAGTGGATGGGGCCACAGGTAGAAGTGAGGTTTCTCAGAACATGgctttttcagaatatttttattttgaaccaGGTAAagattccctttttaaaaaactaaaatttatgtTTGAAAAATATACCAACTGGAGAAGAAGAGTCAGGGAAGGGATAGTTGGCAGATGGTCTGCATGCTTCCTGCAGCCTTCATGGAAAGGCTGCAGGAGAAGCTGAGAGATGCCCACACAGGCCTGTATCCAAAGCAGACAGAAGGGAGGCACCTTGGGTCCAGGGGTCTGAGGAGGGAGAGCTGTGGTCCCCAATCCTCCCTGCTGAGTGGCCAGGGCCTTTCCAAGCCCTTTAGCACACACAGTTGATGGAGAAGACTTCCCGTTGCCCAAGCCTCAGGCCCTTCCCTTGCCCCCTGCCTGACctgagctccctgtctcctgGGGCAGTGGCCAGAGGCTCCTTCCTTGAAGGCCAGCCAGAGCCTCCCCCAGGCAGGGTGACTCCAGCTAACATCCTCCAGACTGTGTCCTGAGGCGCATCCAGAACACAGCCCGGGGCACAAATGTTTCCATTCTCTGGCCAGCTTGGAAAAATCACAGAATCAACCTTCCTAGTCCACCTTGGAGTAGAGAGAAGGGACTCTGCTCTCCGGAGGCTCCAGGCACCTACCTGGGACCCAGGCATCGACTGCCAATCCGTGTGGCCCTTGTCTGTGTCACTGTCCTGTGGAAAAGTCTCTAGGAAGACTGATGTGCCGAGGAGATTCAGGCCAGGCTCCAATCAGTCTCTCCCTAGGGTCTGGACCCTCCCTGTCATGTTCTGGCTGGCTTGCCAACAGGAAGTGGTCTGGCCTGTATGGGAACTTGGCCACAGGACCTCTGGGTGGGGCACTAGAGCCAGACCAGGACACACGGGAGCCAGGAGATGAATCCTGGAcccagggaagagggaaggggctCAGCATTTACTGAGGTTCTGTTCCctgctggggcttccttggtggctcagatggtaaagaatctgcctgcaaagcaggagactcatgttttatccctgggttgggaagatcttccggagaaggaaatggcttcccactctagtactcttgcctggacaattccatggacagagggagcctgtgagggctacaatctgtggggtcgcagcatcaaacacgacttagcaattaacacttttctttttctgagctTTGCAGGGAGACAGGCCTGTGTTCAAATCTGGGCTCTGACAGAAAGTGACTGTGTAAACTTGAGCAAAAAACATAAcacactctctgagcctcagaatcatcatctgtacaatggggatgACAATAATAATATCCCTGAAGATGAATGAAATGGAGGTGATGTCACCAGGTCAGTCTGTTGGTGCTGAAAAATATATTGGCCACTCTGTCCCTTTGGGTCTAAGGTACAAATCAAACCCAAGCAGATTTTAAGGTCCTAAACCCACATGACtgtgttcaaatcccagctctgacaCCTAAACCTCTGTAAAGGTGATCggttgacctctctgtgcctgttaAAATGGGGACTGAAAACATAGTtcaggggctgctgggaggaaCAAATGAATCCACAGCAGAGCTCGACCTGCAGTGAGCACGACACATACGACCTCTTGTAACTGTTGTGTCCACAGCAGCCCCGCTGCAGCCCAAGTCCTCAGGGCCCCTTTCTCAGCCAACAGAACCTGTGAGCTGTCACCTGAGGTCTCTTCTGGAGCCAGGCTGGGCTGGTGAGGTTTGCCCAGTTGGTCTTTTCTGGGACTGCTTCTGACCAGGAATGGAgaagcagtgggggtgggggagcttaGTTCAAGCCCATCTCCTCACCCCTCACTCCAACCAGCATCTGTTTCCATAAATCCCTCAAGTGCTTGGCCCATCAGCCCAAACCACTGCCCCCAGAAACACTCCCATTGCTAGTGTGGGACCACTCCTTAGGGAAAACCCATAAAAGAAAGCCTGGTGTTCTTTCTGCTACTTCAGGCAGGAAATGCTTCTTGAATAGTCTGTTCCTGGACCTTGTCAGAGGCTGGCAGGACCCCAGAACCCTCCATCATCTCTCGGACCCTCTGCTCCTCTCTCACAGGTTTTGGCTCCCCCATTTTCTACTCCCCCGATCACATGTACTCTGACCCAGCTTTGTTCATGTGTCAACCACAATGTGCCTAAATATAGGCACATAAAGACCTCATCTTCTAGTATCTTCAAGCAAATAGGATGGCTCAGCCACCAGCCCATTAGTAGGAAGTTGTTACTTTTGTATTGAAACAAGTCTGATATGTTAAGAGTATATTATTATGGGGtattataaaaaggaatgcaataTCCCACATTTACTTTCATGGAAAACACGAGGCTTCAAAGATAAACTCTAGAATATAGATCCACAAAGCAGAGGTGTCTTGTCCTTTGTTCTTTGAAATTTTCCCAGTGCTGAGCAGAAGGCCTGGTATGTTGCAGGAGTTTATTGAATAAGTATTAACGCGAGCTTACAACCTCAGGCCCCTTCCTGCCTGGACCTCCTGACTGGGATACATTCCATCCCTTCTGCCTTTAGGGGAAATGTTGAAGAATCAGtgattcctttgttttctcttttaattttcccAACTTTCCCATGGCCTTGTATGATGAACATCTCCAGGGAGAAGAACAATTGAGAACCTGAACTTCCCCCCACCTCATATTTGAGGATGTCCCCATCGTGTGAATCTTGAGGAGAAACTGGGCC from Bos taurus isolate L1 Dominette 01449 registration number 42190680 breed Hereford chromosome 21, ARS-UCD2.0, whole genome shotgun sequence includes these protein-coding regions:
- the LOC520626 gene encoding myeloid-associated differentiation marker, which codes for MRITYGFKETSCCVLTMPGLLKVLETFMAGFIFICIINTSLYLHQPALEWCVAVYSICFIPAALAILLNLGKWQCRLPSLYPIFQLVLSLLSVLLYVSALVLWPLYQFNEQFGRQPHRSSDMGRINGLNYDMCFWDQRLAVTLLTAINLLVYASDLVYWARQVSVGTEDQPRVPDPSAHRRYTHRALSAPDVLFLALLSPCSRTYSLISLSFPFPSLLLCLLSVLCGCPHSVLLLSLASFIFSTFFYLSPLSWSSLLFSFPVS